A stretch of Sebastes fasciatus isolate fSebFas1 chromosome 19, fSebFas1.pri, whole genome shotgun sequence DNA encodes these proteins:
- the LOC141756916 gene encoding uncharacterized protein LOC141756916, whose translation MALLSVKTYLALLWGISLLFALESMSASVSTAEPRKPAEISVAAPTETTVSPAVETKEAVVTHGSDGASDLVPVKTVAATTSSTDPSHSTTKPVEDQIHQQPTTASTGAAAPATASAATVAVSSPKPTSTAKPEVTSRLSSTTSPANSTPPAPVVMPTPSSPSAVTTTATTANPTSGAASVVDSTRSVTSTTSAEILSPSQPVSGTRTPVSTSQFPDTAGSTAEAPTISFSTDSPITTTNVSTTTNVSTTDVPTTTNVPITTTNVPITTTNVPITTTNVPITTTNVPITTTNVPTTTNVSTITNVFTITNVSTTTNVSTTTNVSTTNVPTTTTNVPTTTTNVPTTTTNVSTITDVSASNVSSTTTNVSTTNVPTTTTTNVSTTTNDSTSPAVILIPDVPTTKSTPATTTAPGGVSKSPASTEVQPCSTRGVMRHCLIAIASLAALATVFMVCTVVLCTKLSKRKYKVRNPQPATEMMCISALLPERSHTAYYSRQRNPVSNGVLVMHAGADSDEDGEDNLTLSSFLPENDRYV comes from the coding sequence ATGGCGCTACTCAGCGTGAAGACGTATCTGGCTCTGCTTTGGGGAATATCTCTTTTGTTTGCTCTGGAGTCCATGAGTGCTTCCGTCTCAACTGCTGAACCTCGCAAACCTGCAGAGATTAGTGTCGCTGCGCCAACGGAGACCACTGTGTCACCCGCAGTGGAAACGAAAGAGGCGGTCGTCACTCACGGAAGCGATGGCGCTTCTGATTTGGTTCCCGTGAAAACTGTAGCAGCAACTACAAGCAGCACAGATCCTTCCCACAGCACGACAAAACCTGTGGAGGATCAGATACACCAACAACCAACCACCGCTTCTACTGGCGCGGCTGCTCCCGCAACAGCTTCTGCAGCAACAGTGGCCGTGTCTTCGCCGAAGCCTACATCCACCGCTAAGCCTGAAGTTACATCCCGGTTATCTTCCACCACCTCTCCTGCTAATTCTACTCCTCCGGCTCCAGTCGTCATGCCGACCCCCAGCAGTCCCTCAGCTGTTACTACGACCGCAACGACAGCTAACCCCACCTCTGGGGCTGCATCTGTGGTTGACTCCACAAGAAGTGTGACATCCACCACCAGTGCTGAGATTTTGTCTCCGTCTCAGCCCGTTTCTGGGACTAGAACCCCCGTCTCCACATCGCAGTTTCCTGACACAGCAGGCTCCACTGCTGAGGCCCCCACCATCTCATTCTCAACCGATTctcccatcaccaccaccaatgTCTCAACCACCACCAATGTCTCCACCACCGATGTCCCTACCACCACCAATGtccccatcaccaccaccaatgtccccatcaccaccaccaatgtccccatcaccaccaccaatgtccccatcaccaccaccaatgtccccatcaccaccaccaatgTCCCTACCACCACCAATGTCTCCACCATCACCAACGTCTTCACCATCACCAATgtctccaccaccaccaatgtctccaccaccaccaatgTCTCCACCACCAATGTccctaccaccaccaccaatgtccctaccaccaccaccaatgtccctaccaccaccaccaatgtCTCCACCATCACCGATGTCTCCGCCAGCAATGTCTCCTCCACCACTACCAATGTCTCCACCACCAAtgtccccaccaccaccaccaccaatgtctccaccaccaccaatgACTCCACCAGTCCTGCAGTGATCTTGATCCCGGATGTGCCAACCACCAAATCAACTCCAGCGACCACAACAGCACCTGGTGGAGTCTCAAAGAGCCCAGCCAGCACTGAGGTCCAACCCTGCTCCACCCGGGGCGTGATGAGGCACTGCCTCATCGCCATCGCCTCCCTGGCCGCGTTGGCCACCGTCTTCATGGTCTGCACCGTCGTCCTCTGCACCAAGCTGTCAAAAAGGAAGTACAAGGTCAGGAACCCTCAGCCGGCCACCGAGATGATGTGCATCTCGGCCCTGCTGCCCGAGAGGAGTCACACCGCCTACTACTCAAGACAACGCAATCCGGTCAGTAACGGAGTCCTGGTGATGCACGCCGGTGCAGACAGCGACGAGGACGGAGAAGATAACCTCACTCTCAGCAGCTTCCTTCCAGAAAACGACCGCTATGTTTAG